CCCATCGTAGTCAACAGCTGGGGTAATCGGTTGTGGGAAAGGTGACAGATCTGATCTTAAGGTAGAGGTATTAAGAGGAGTTAAAAATGAGCTGATATTTAAAAAGGACACGACATCGTGCTGATTTTCTGACGGGAGTAAATATGGTGAGGATGCATTTTGATACACGGCTGCGAAGGGATCTTCTCTAAGAACACAAGAAGGTAATGGTATGTTCGGGTTCTTAATATTTTCATctgttgattttattatttcgctTGTTCCGTGTACGTCATCTGAAAAGACGTCCTCTTACATGTCATtcgttttttataatattttgcatGCTCCTGGCATTGGCAGTGGCGAATGGCATTCTGAAAAGATATcagtatgtataaaaaatgtaggttggtattaattattataaatacttcaggTCAACGTTTACTTCGTTTACTTTAAACAGTAAGTCGATTCACACTAAAAAGGatctatttactttattttatgaaaattactttattttttctaaacagGTTAATTATAACTAAGATCAGATTAttcatatgtaaaaaaatatattaaatatatacaaataatcatagtttttcaatagaaaaaaggCGGAATTGAATTTGGTTCTAAGAATAAAGTGGGATGGTCAGATACGACCGTTAGATAAAAAAGCGTGTCCGCAGAATATAGTAGGTTGTAATCACGCGTCACTATCACGCCCATAGAAAAATGAAGTATAGTTACAtgcaacttaaaaattaaaattattaaatataacataaactcaacagaatattgtatttttattaggtagcaaatattatttttatgcaaattaaaatttaaattgatttatagTTTTCCGCAGAAAACCGACGGATAGTCAGAACCaacgatataattatttactttaaaaaattatgtacaatataagaaaaataattccAATAATGCTACTACATAGTTCATTAACTTACCTGGAGTCCCAGGTATACTGTTATCCTCACCACTGCACTCTTCATGAGTAAAATtcgtaatttgtatattttggcTACTTTCTTCCACAAGTGTTAACATAAGCGTTGATCGTCCTGTTTTTATTGTGGCACAccttttaaaattgtatgtagaAAACTAGGCCCGATTAATTAGAAAACAGGTCAACTAAGAAAAACTGGGAAAATTgtttaagaaaaatgtaatcCGGTGCAACGCGTGGGCAAGTTCGAAGAATAGTGGCGATTGCGCAGATCCGCCGGGAGCGAGAGGGTCGGCGGGAGATCCCCGCGCGTCGTACAAAGACGAGTATACACAAGCGTTATTTTACTACGGGCGTCTTTGAAATCCGTCAGTTTACCGACTGATTATTTcggaaaacaaaatacatttaatttttttttgatgcagTAATATTATTTCGATAATGTAGAATCCAAATATGGTAAAAAgtgaatttcatatttttttcaaaaccgaCATTATTCTACGACTATGACGATGTATGATTCCAAAATAACCGTCACTAATCTTACAATTAAATAAGCTTTTATAGCCGCTCTGTTCATCctagattttataaaatgttgcaggattacattatatacattaatttCCTTTATTAGAATCTGAAGTCTGTGCCCAGGGGAGGCCCAGGAGAGGCGTGTAAATAGCTCCTCCAGGGTTTTGTTTGCGGAAGACAAATTTGAATATGGCGGAGTGGTGACGAACGCAATCAAAAGATTCTCAAGTATTAAACCTATAACGATAAGTAAAATTGGGAGCCACTCACGATTTACCTTATTTACTCGTTCTGGGGGATGGTCTTTTCAGGGCGAATCAGTCTTACGGGAGCGAAACCGATCCTGCCCGGAGACGAAAACACACCCCGTACACAAATACACAAAATAACCATCGGCCCATGCAGTAGTTACTGTACTGTACAGTAAAAGGACCTTGGGGCCTCGGATGGCTGGATATTTTAAGGGTTTTAGCCTCTAACATGTGGTCTCGGGAAGTGGGTGGCTTGATGCGTTTCAGGCTGTCGTGCCTCACATAGAGATAAACGAGCATGTGAGGAAACTTTTCCCCCATGTGAGCCAAACAGGGCGCCGTGCAAGATGGTTCTTTCTTCTGGAGCCTCCCAAATATGTGCTGAGGACGGCGACTGAAGGAATTTTAGTGGAGAGGAACCCCACCTAAACGGAATACCTCGCAAGAAGTTGGGTATTTTGCTTTCAGGATATTTCCCccttgtaaacaaaaaaaaaggcatGACAGCCCATGGTGTTTTCCAAGGCTTGATGATGGTCGGCGCCAAATACCCCAATATGTTATACCCCAATACCTTAGATTTTATGGACCGACTCGGTAATCGTATCCAGAATTCCCTGATCGTAGACCATTTAAGAAACGAGacagttaattaataattacgtaATACTTCAATGTCACATTtttataagccgtctaactgttaaCATATGGGCGTGGTACATGCacaatgctggcgctattgcacCTTTGAATTGCttgacttagccgttgggctaaataagcgccagctcttgggtcagcAGACGTCAAAACCAATTTTTGGGATACGATGAGATAAGTTCAATGTtgattttatcataaaaaataatggcCCTTAAAATCAAAAAGAAGCGAATAATGGAACATTTGTTACTGGATTCACAAAACAAATAGCAAACATTTTGTggtaaatttatgtttttacaaACAGCAATCACTTGTTAGAACTCCAAGATCGAAGTCAGATAACATAATGGTGGGCATTGGGCATCGATCGTGCACACAGCGGTGTTCGAGGAAGTGGTACTGTTTGACTTTTTCATTATTGAAATACCACGTAACATTCAGGTACTATACGCATTATTTATCAGGTCAACTGTGCTTACCATATGATGGAGGATAAGATACCGAAGAAGGAAGCTATTTACTTTTGACAATTTgtgtaagtaataatataaactgaAATATACATAGCACGGTACTGCTTGTGAACACTGTTTTCCTAATatattcctaaggtaattttgtacctaccaatgcataaattcaaagaatgtgttaaaacacatttattacagcgaggttattatacaatagatgaatttcttaatgacaaggttgattggaagcatccggctccgcttttcatctctcacaagatagaaaaatgatttttaaaatttaaaatgtatattgttgatattagaaaagagcaactgctgagttccttgccggcttcttcttggtagaatctgcgttccgaaccggtggtagagtcactacacacggacagacttgacgtttcaaaagtccttatattaggcctacttgaaataaatgaattttgaatttttgaattttgtaaaagattgcttgcagcaataaggcctacaatttttgtattcttttattttgtttacttctTTAATTGATGTATATttcgatgtttgtgtgcaaaaaagtattttttttcttcttcaaaTAAGTGCTCTTTTATATCAACTATATTGTACCAGTTAATCGCAAGGTTTTTCATTCCAATAGATACTTACCATACATTCGGATTAAAGGGCCCTATGAAGCCTTTTTTTCAcattacaagttaacccttgactgcaatctcacctggtggtaagtgatgatgtagtccaAGAtggttagcgggctaacctgttagggagtatagctgttatatttaatccatagctttaatcggtttctacgcgacttcgaaccggaacgctaaatcgctttgcttAGTCTTTGAAAATATTGTGGTGACTGTCCAAGGCCGAAGCCGGATCAGAGCGGACCagataaattaccaaattgccccttcctggaatcgaacccgggacctccaacttaaaaccacagcctATACCGCTTCGCTGGGGAGGTCGTCAAGCTTATAAAAAATCGCCTTGTATGTCCTTAGAATAGTTTtacttaaaagaaataaatcgaatatagtatgtaaataattgtttacttTTGGAATTGTATTGCCAAGGAATTTGATATTacatatttaagtttaaaatttctcGTGCTCACTTAGTTTGCATACATATTTGATCTAGCACTGAGTGTAACACTGGGTGTATATAAACGCAATGCGAAATCGTTGTGTCCATTATAAGCGAAATGTTCCAGACTCTTGGTTCTCTATTACATTCTGAACCAGAGGTATCAAAGTTTacgcaaaaaaataatttcgtgCGTATTGGGTaactactagctgacccgtgcaacttcgtctgcactaaatcggttattaccggaaaacacgaataaaatgacattttactaaaaataaattctagcttgatcgatttatcgcccccgaaattccctatatactaaatttcataaaaatcgttggagccgattccgagattccaattatatatatatatatacaagatttgctcgtttaaagatataagataagatatttttttgtgtgtttttagtgtCACAGTGGTTTTgcgtggaaaagctttattgctacctccgacacTTGGGCAGGACGGAAGTTTTGTGGGACcccccccctctaaaggggtatacccaaactaaaaaccaccacggcatgtccctctttttttaaattttctctacGTAAAGCCATCAGTTTCAATAATTATCACAAAAAGTTATCAAAATCTgtcaaaagtttattaattaatatcaacaTTTTATGAAAGCTATTTAACGTATGCATTGGCatttggcaggtccaaaattaattTCCGGATAATGTTACAAAAGAACGAACTAAGGCCTCGAGTGTGTTCATACTTCTTCCAAAATGATTAAgaaattactaatattaattaacgtAAAATCCATCTTTTCAGTGGAAATTTGGTCGCAAAATAATGAAAGTGAGCTTAATAAAAAAGTTCTGGGGAGGCCTTGAAAAGTTTGGTTTGGAACATGACGATTTTCCAACCATGATGGGAAACGTTGCTATTTTGTTGAGGATTTTGAccattaatatatacaaaagaCGAACTAAACGTAAGTATTtgcgtagcttttgtttttcgGTTTTACGGTTCATGAGAAATCGTTTCTAATGTAGGTACCATACCTACATTAGAAACGATTTCTCTAGTAACCAGCTCAATAATCGAAACCAGTTGAAATGTTTTCAATGATTTCCAAGTACTTCGTATGAGATACCTTCTTTATAATTTCGACCGATGGAGGTTGTTACAGTAAAGTACAGAACATTTTGATTTTGATGACGATTTTCATACTCTATGGCCCTGAGCCGCtgtttacattaataaaatacttactgtGTTAGACTTCAACTACATACAAtcttataattatattgttatgtCCTAATAGTCCAAAAGGCTAACTGTTAGGAGAATATACGATTTCTTTAGTTGGGGCTGCTGAAAGTATCACATAGCTCCACACGAATTAGGTTATGATTCTTTAAACTTAAAGTCATATTCCTAAATCTTGTAGTAGAAGAAgagctctttgtgacagagGTCGTCCGAGGAAGTTCAATCTTTCGTAGGGAATTCCGAAATTCACGGcttaacggatttggatgaaatttggcatgcatgtaacctttgacatggaaaagaacattggctatttattccgattccttaagtagttcccgagggaaaattgaaaattgttaacgagcgaagatTTGGACCAAATTCTGAAATTCTAGTAAAGGGCAGctagtataattatataaaaactacctaattatataaacccggcgaacttcgtaccgcggataattgttttttgatgaatgatatattttaatacttattatcctattccggtctaagaagaatccaaaaattcaaatatcataaaaattggtccagccgttcttgaggtatacatggtgtaactaacacaactttcttttatatatatagatgacaatttacaattttatgtatttataacacTTTCCAGGTATATCATTGATATGGTACATTCTGACCGTGGCGGCGGGAGGTTGCTACTTCTACGTGTACATTTTCTCCATGATGTGGCAGGTGTTCATCCACTACCCGCGGCTGAACAACTTCGCCGGAGCAGCTGTCGCGTTGACTCTGGGCACCTGCACCGTCACGTGCATCACTAAGTTTGTCTTCATGAAGATGTATGCGTAAGCCTACGACTTTACAATGTTGGTTAAGGTCTTGAAGAACTTCACCGGAGCAGCTGTTGCGTTGATCCTGGCTACCTGCACCGTCACGTGCATCACTAAGTTTTTCTTAATGAAAAAGTTTGCGTAAGCCtacgacttaaaaaatattgtttgtgtttaatattactgcctaATACCCCTAGCAGGCTACTCAGCTACCattttatactgcatcatcacttacaattaAGTGAGATTCCAGTCAAAGGCTGCctttaagtgaaaaaaaaatacattagccTTTTAAAGTGCCACTGCAGCTGTGCAAGGGACTCTCCTCTCATAGGAGTACCTACTTGTTATGTGTTTGGTGTTATTTGATAATAATCCATTTATATTCGTTAGTAAAATGTCTATATATCGATATGAACATTACTGAAGAAAtacaaaacctttttttaataatatctttcTTAAGAATCAATAATGTTGTCTCCTAATACAGACTGGGGTTTCAACTACTGCATTAAAGTATGTTCAGGTCTATATGAAATATACAAcataaacttttgataaattaaaaatgtcacaaaaagcagTTCTTGCCGATACTTTATCTATGACTCGATGATTTGGTATCCTAAAACTGTTATTTCCAGAACGAGAAGATCACAAAAGCAtctaattaaacatttaatatttgctTCCAGAAATGATATAAAAGAAACGATTGATAAATTTCTACAATGTGATGAAAAGGTCGCACTGGACACCAGATTTGCAAAAAATCTAAGAATTAAGTTGAGAATTGTCAAAAAACGTGCAATTATTATTTGGGTATCGCTTGTGTCGGACGGTGTGATATATTTGTTGATACCCATGGTGCTGCCCGGAAGACATGTTTCAGAGGATTTGTATATTATCTATGGTAAGATTACTTCTGAAATCATATGTTCTCTCTTCTATTtttgacgggcgattggcgcagtgggcagctttctgagtccaaggccgtgggttcgattcccacaactggacaatatttgtgtgatgaacataaatgtttttcagtgtctgggtgtttatctatatattataagtatttatgtatattattcataaaaattattcatcagttatcttagtacccataacacaagctacgcttactttgggactagatgtaaatttttgatgttggaaaagagcaactgctgagtttcttgccggcttcttctcggtagaatctgccttccgaaccggtggtagagtcactacacacggacagacttgacgtttcaaaagtgcttgtattaggcctacttgaaataaatgaattttgaattttgatggcgatgtgtgtattgtcgtagtatatttatttatatttatttatttattatttatctattataccTCTTATCTTTCTTATCCATAGATAAATAGGCGTGTGAGTTTACTCGCAAAAGCTCGAAAATTAATGGAGCGATTTGaatgatataatattttgattttaaaaaattggttTTTTACCATCAAAGAGGAAAATCCGATCGAACAGCTGAAAATGGCAAAAGCATTTTGTGTGGGAATTGTTACTTCATATAACTGTAAACAGAAGTTTCTAAACTTCTTTAGTTACTCCTTTTGCAAAGAAATGTGcctgttttgttttgcaaatgaGCTGAATGCTAAAATATGTCCTCAAGCAATTCGTTTCTCAAgtttcaattattatataatcgGTTATTTAAAGAACCGAATCTGTCACCGTTTCgcaaagcagattctactgaaaaGAAGCCAACTTGGCAGTTGGCCTTTTCCAAAATCTAACAACAAAAACCTTACaatctacaatattttttctatttttagggAGATGAAGTGAATCTCAAATTCAATCGCACACTTCGGTTTTAGTAGAATTGGTAAAATATGAtaaaccaattatttttttaggtttagaGCCGATGCTCGAATCTCCTAATTACGAAATAGTGACATTCCTAACAAACACCAGTATAGGATTTGCTGTGTACACGATGGTAAACGTCGCCGTATATGTTATAGTCGTGGTCGGTTACAACGAGTCCCAAATACACGCACTCAGTGAAGAACTAAGTCATCTGTGGAGCGACAGCCAAAACTTTTACAACGCACTGAAACATACCATCCATGACAAAATCCACGCAATTTACATAAAGGAGAAAATTGTTAATGAATTCATAAGAATACGTCTAAGAGATATCGTCAAATTTCACATTGCCAACATTAATCTGTTTCATGAATTAGATCACGAATTCCGTAATACTTTGGCTGTTGAATACAGCATAATGACGATATCTATAATTGCTGAGCTGCTTGGAGGTCTACAGAATACATATCTCCAGCTACCCTATACAATGGTGCAAGTGTTCATGGATTGTCTGGCCGGGCAGAGGCTGATAGATGCCTGTAACGATTTCGAAAATTCACTGTATGCTTGCGAATGGGAAAATTTTAATGTCTCCAATCAAAAAACTGTACTGTTAATGCTCGTTGCTTCACAGAAGACACTGATGCTGACAGCCGGGGGTGTGACGAAACTGAACTTCAACTGTTTGATGATAATAGTCAAGTCTACGTATTCCATGTACACGACCTTGAAGTCTACTTTAAAGTGAATAAAACCAGTTCCAAGTCTTAAAGTCTATTCCTTTTGTTGCCCTCTTCAGCTCTTAACAGCAATCTGGTGACTGATGATGCAgggtaagatggtaacgggctcacCTATTAGGGGTAAGGTAGTAATacccccctaatcggtttctacgcgacatcgtaccgggacgctaaatcgcttagcgacacgtctttttcggtagcgtgataactagccacggctgaagccgcccaccagaccagaccaaagaaaattcagacactataaattcccaaactgcgcCTTCCgtgaatcgaatccaggacctcccacttaaaccACATCCCACACCGCTGCCAGAGAGGTAGTCCTTCTCATCTCGACTATAAGCATTCctactaaatataatatgaagcCTTATCCAGATTATCATTTGCTCTACGCGTACGCGCCTACGCGTATCATGATTGTCCACCAACCCTAactgggccagcatggcggACTCACCCTAAGCCCTTATCActgtgggaggcgacccgtgtcctttagtgggccggtaatgggttgatatgatgatgataatcgtGATCGCATATGTGGACCGCTGATGATTCACGGCCTCGATACCCTTGCAGTCTCCAAGCTGCTGACAGGCCAGTTAGGAGTAAGGCCACTAAACAACGCCTCCTCACGCGCGACGGCTATTCTGCCCTGGTATAATTTTAGACACTTAAAATGTTCACTATCACACGCTCCCACACGCATGACGCTCAATCCCACTCGTACGTCTACTACCACGCCCAAAACCACTGCCAATCCCACGTCCGCTCCCACGCTTAATTCCATTCCCGATTACACTCCCACTCCCAATCCCACGCCAACTCCCTCCCCCCTTCGGACTTCAAAGTTTATTTGcaattggcaatgtttacgtgattgaaggtttctaGTAGTGAGTGACAGAAGCACCTAGAGcaaaaatagatatattatatcaagTACACCTCAGTCGATTGTTGAAATGCTGAAAGAAACTCCATCACTGTATTTGGTATCCGTAACTCATAAACCTGAACATTTTATTTGTccctttgtatatttttaactgccagtaagattgaaaaaatatttacgttaGGTAGATTTACTGAGGAAAGTTTTATACTCAAAAAGTTAGTTCTAATCAAAGATTATTTATACTTCTTTATTAATGAAACCGGTTCCTACGGACGCAAAGCCACTACTTACAGCAAAAGGAACAACAATGCAAGAAATTGTTTTAATGCTGAATACAAGAGTTCAAGGTCGTGTATGATGaatatatagatttcaatacTACCAtcaggaaataaaaatttaaatccgcTATACCACCAGCTGATAAACTGAGAGATTTTTGTGAAATTAAGAGCATCAATAGAATCGTTTTTTGATTTGTAACATTGAAGTTTTTCCATTCACAACTGTATAAAGCTTCTTCAAATTCATTGCAAGCGTCTATCAACTTTTGTCCAGTAAGGCagtctatatatattaaaacgatGTTGAATATCGCTTGCATATAGGTATTTTCCAAACCTGCGAGTAGTTGTGCTATTATAGCAACAGACTTTATTATGTATTCAATGGCCAGGATATGACaaagttctttatttatttcttgaaaaatactaatatttgtaATGTGATAATGTACAATAGTTCTAAGCCGAATTCTTAGATACtcgtttacaattttttcttttatatctaATTCGAATTCTCTATCGTGTATATCCCAATTTTGCTTgatgttattgtaaaaatattgagCATCTTCCCAAAGGTTTGTTACTTCGATACTGATTGCAAATATCTGAGCTTGAATGTAACCAACAATCACTATAACATATATGGTTCCATTTACCATTAAGTGTACGCAAAAGAATATAGCTATTGTGGTCACGACATGAGCTATTTCATAGTTCGGCGATTTCAGCATCGGTTCTAAACCTGTTAAacaaagatttaatatgaaaaaaggtgaaaatatatatgttattgaagcattttttatataaactttttcatCTGTATAGGGTATTCATTATCGATCCATTACAGGACTCTCCCCTTGGAAGGAGAAGGGTTTAGCCTGTAGTTCACcgcgctggctaagtgcggattggtagacttcgcatgCCTTAGataacattgtggagaactctgaTGCGTGCATGTTTCCTGCCTTTTCGTTTCCTTTACCGAGAAGCAAatgataattattgtttaaaaccaacataactccgaaagtgaGTTGCTTGCCAGGGATCGAATGCGATGCCCCCAAAGGGTGGCAGAAGTCTTACCCGTACGTTATCCGCGTTGACAATTTATTAAAGCAGTCCTAAATGTAATTCATATTATGAATTTATTCTGGGTTTAGCACTGACTGCTATAATATCAGCTGTGTTTAAATTTACGTTACTTGGAATTATAATCATATCTCTAATTATTCCTCCTTTTTATGGGTTGTTTCCTTGAAGACCCTTGTGATTTTGCTCTGTTTCGTATAATAGTTActagttaattaatatatatatttctcacCATAAAGTATATATGGATCTTCTGCAAAATTCCTTCCAGGCTTTAAAAAGGGTGTCACGGCGTATATTGTACCATTGGTTATTAGAAATATCCAAACAATAAAGGCTCGTTTCTTGACAACCTTTAGGTTGTTTTGCAAGTTTATCGCAAATCTACTTCCTGGTGTTATCAGTACATCGAATTGTAGAATTTTTTCAATAGTTTCTCTAATGTGACTTCTGTGAAGAAGTATGCAACcagaattatttaataaatccaATACGGCGGATATGACAGACCAAAATAAGCCAAGAAGATATTTGTGTGTTTTGAGagatattaaaagtataaaatacatatatcaaAAAGAATTTAAACCATTTGTCTGTGATGAACCTTGAATTGCGGTTCTTTGTGAGTTTCGATGTTCCACTTTTTTGTGGCTGCTATTGggccaattttaataaatgggGCGTCATTAGCTATATCTCAGTACAGGCTTGGTGACGTCACGATAAATCTAATTGCTGATACGACGGATAAAAATtcgcaaagattttttttaaagctattcCCATTGATACTcacatataaaatttcataaagataaattttgTTAGGGACGTGACACCGGACGTAGTTAGTGTTATTGCATTAGCCATCTCAATGAAGTTCTCAGTTATCGAATACCGGTTGAACACTAACCACCATGGGGAAAACATGTAAACGTAGAAATAGCACGCTCCTGCGATGATTGTGGTGACATAATTGAACCAGGAAATACCTATGAAGtgaacaaattcaaattaattaataaataaaacacactcTGTTATCAAAGTGCCCAGAGATTTTCTTACCTACGATTGACGTATGCGTGAatgttaaatacaatttatatggAATCCAATAAGCGCCATCTAGCGTAGCGTGACAATATTCTCTCCTGTAGTTCACAgcgctggctaagtgcgaattggtagacttcacataccttagaaaacattgtgaagaactcTGATGCGTGCAGGTTTCCTGCCTTTTCGTTTCCTTTACCGAGAAGCAAATGATAATTATGGTTTAAAACggccataactccgaaaaaaaTTGAACGCGGTGCCCCCCAAAGGGTGGCAGAAGTCTTACCTACTACGTTATCAGCGTTTCAATGTTACATGACAAATTATTAAAGCATTCCTAAATGTAATTCATATTATGAATTTATCCTGAGATCAGCACTGACTGCTATAAcatcaattaataaacaaaacatactCTGTTAtaagagtgccaagtgtgagattttcctACCTCCGTTTACTTATGCGTGAAAGTTTACTACAATTTATATGGAATcgaaaaagcgccatctagcgtAGCATAACAATATTCCCAGTATTGTTACTAGATATCGCTATTTAGgtaacgtaggtagaaaaacTCACCAAGGCACTCcgaactattaataataatggattaaaaatttaagtgaaATTATATTGCTTCTTACTTTTAACATTGTTTCCGTAGATGTTTATTGTCATTGTTCTCAACAATAGGGCGACTTTTTCTATCATTGTCGGAAATGTATTGttatctatataaaattttcgAATTGTTGCATACATATTTTGTAGTTTCATGTTTACTGCGGTTAAATGCGTCGTTctgtaaagaaataaagatatCAATAATTGAAAGTATCCAGTTTAAATTGGAAAATAGAGCAATAGTAGGTTTTACTCGAGGCACTTATCGTGAGTTAATATCCTATTCTAACTAAAATCTAGAGAGTTTCACACAGTGGAAAAACAGCAGAAAATGGTCAGTTATTTTTTGAGAACGTATTCACTAATTTTTTTCACGAGTCTACACTAATTTTTTCCTCATAAGTACGGTAAAAATCGTCAACTCTCTCTCTTCCGACCTTCGTGCGTCTAATACCGCCTCGGCTGCAaaatgcaatgttacaaaactagattcataatctactattacATTACGCTAGTATGACTCAGGTTTATATTCTTATCAAGATAAAAGTTTTAACCGTTTCTGGTATTAAATTAGATACATTTTGTCCTTTACAGTAATTAGGGGGACAATTCGTTGAAAGTTATAGAACGATATCTTTAGCTTAAACGTCTCGGTTACATAGATTAGGTACGCGGCTCCCAGGGTGGCAGGGCAGGTTACAATGCGAAAAAACTTCTTACTCACAAGAAATCAAAAACTCATCCGCTAACTAAGATTTGCTAGGCGTCCCGTGAtgactaacattttttttcctattggtATTCGCTTGTTCTGATcgcattgaatattttataagagTACATCTTGATTGACGAGAAAATTGATTCAGCGTTTCAATTATACGACGGTAGGTTAATATGG
The sequence above is a segment of the Pararge aegeria chromosome 17, ilParAegt1.1, whole genome shotgun sequence genome. Coding sequences within it:
- the LOC120631220 gene encoding uncharacterized protein LOC120631220, which codes for MFQTLGSLLHSEPEWKFGRKIMKVSLIKKFWGGLEKFGLEHDDFPTMMGNVAILLRILTINIYKRRTKRISLIWYILTVAAGGCYFYVYIFSMMWQVFIHYPRLNNFAGAAVALTLGTCTVTCITKFVFMKMYANDIKETIDKFLQCDEKVALDTRFAKNLRIKLRIVKKRAIIIWVSLVSDGVIYLLIPMVLPGRHVSEDLYIIYGLEPMLESPNYEIVTFLTNTSIGFAVYTMVNVAVYVIVVVGYNESQIHALSEELSHLWSDSQNFYNALKHTIHDKIHAIYIKEKIVNEFIRIRLRDIVKFHIANINLFHELDHEFRNTLAVEYSIMTISIIAELLGGLQNTYLQLPYTMVQVFMDCLAGQRLIDACNDFENSLYACEWENFNVSNQKTVLLMLVASQKTLMLTAGGVTKLNFNCLMIIVKSTYSMYTTLKSTLK
- the LOC120631223 gene encoding uncharacterized protein LOC120631223 encodes the protein MTINIYGNNVKSISWFNYVTTIIAGACYFYVYMFSPWWLVFNRYSITENFIEMANAITLTTSGVTSLTKFIFMKFYISHIRETIEKILQFDVLITPGSRFAINLQNNLKVVKKRAFIVWIFLITNGTIYAVTPFLKPGRNFAEDPYILYGLEPMLKSPNYEIAHVVTTIAIFFCVHLMVNGTIYVIVIVGYIQAQIFAISIEVTNLWEDAQYFYNNIKQNWDIHDREFELDIKEKIVNEYLRIRLRTIVHYHITNISIFQEINKELCHILAIEYIIKSVAIIAQLLAGLENTYMQAIFNIVLIYIDCLTGQKLIDACNEFEEALYSCEWKNFNVTNQKTILLMLLISQKSLSLSAGGIADLNFYFLMVVLKSIYSSYTTLNSCIQH